A part of Halictus rubicundus isolate RS-2024b chromosome 4, iyHalRubi1_principal, whole genome shotgun sequence genomic DNA contains:
- the Lac gene encoding septate junction protein lachesin, producing the protein MKTVYTFLAFAFLQTVKSQRTPTISYISQEQIKDIGETVEFRCSVQYSQDYPVLWTKINKDIANEQMPLSHGSSLIIRDTRFALRYDEATSTFILQVKDIQETDAGFYQCKIIISSITYVTANVELQVRRPPVISDNSTRALVVSEGQPVQLDCYAGGFPSPRISWRRENNAILPTGGSIYRGNTLKIPAIRKEDRGTYYCVAENGVGRGARRNINVEVEFAPVITAPRPRLGQALQYDMDLECHVEAYPPPAILWLKDDVQLSNNQHYSISHFATADQYTDTTIRVITIEKRQFGEYTCRAANKLGTAETKVELFETTVPVCPPACGQARYGAGVVPFSSGPLVLVLMLTVVMRNLYAKY; encoded by the exons ATGAAAACTGTTTATACGTTTTTGGCGTTTGCCTTTTTACAAACAG TAAAGAGTCAACGTACACCAACAATATCTTATATTTCTCAAGAACAAATTAAAGATATTGGAGAAACTGTAGAGTTTCGTTGCTCTGTTCAATATTCACAAGATTATCCAGTTTTATggacaaaaattaataaagatATCGCCAATGAACAAATGCCACTATCACATGGTAGTTCCTTGATCATTAGGGACACTAGATTTGCCCTCAGATACGATGAGGCAACATCTACGTTTATATTGCAG gTAAAAGATATACAAGAAACTGATGCAGGATTTTAtcaatgcaaaataataatatcTTCGATTACTTATGTAACTGCAAACGTTGAGCTGCAAGTTCGTAGACCACCAGTGATAAGCGATAACTCAACCAGAGCACTTGTTGTCAGTGAGGGACAACCCGTGCAACTGGATTGTTACGCTGGTGGTTTCCCTTCACCCAGAATTTCATGGCGTAGGGAAAATAATGCTATCTTACCAACGGGTGGATCAATTTATCG TGGTAACACATTGAAAATCCCTGCAATTCGCAAAGAAGATCGTGGAACATACTATTGTGTTGCTGAAAATGGTGTAGGACGTGGAGCTAGACGTAATATTAATGTTGAAGTTGAATTCGCGCCTGTGATTACAGCACCTAGACCACGTCTTGGTCAAGCCTTACAGTATGATATGGATTTGGAATGTCACGTAGAGGCATATCCTCCACCAGCTATCCTTTGGTTAAAGGACGACGTACAATTATCGAATAATCAGCATTATAGTATATCACATTTTGCGACGGCCGATCAATACACCGATACAACGATTCGAGTGATTACTATTGAGAAAAGACAATTCGGAGAATATACCTGCAGAGCTGCTAATAAGTTAGGTACTGCAGAAACGAAGGTGGAACTGTTTG AAACTACTGTCCCTGTGTGTCCACCAGCTTGTGGTCAAGCCCGTTATGGGGCTGGAGTAGTACCATTCTCTTCAGGACCTTTAGTCTTAGTTTTAATGCTTACAGTTGTAATGAG AAATCTCTACGCCAAATATTAA